From Sphingobacterium bambusae:
TCAGCATATACAGCAAACAAGGTGAAGGCGGCAATAAAGCTAAATATCGCCACGGGAACTAAAATATGAACAATCAGGTCGGCCAAAATGACTTTTTTAGAATAATTCTTAATTGGATGCAAACATACATAAAACGTTGCAAAAGCCCATAAAAATAGCTAAAATATACTAAAGTAGTAGATAATAAACCTTCGGTTTGACAGAAAGATGATTTGCCTGTTTTGAATGGGATGGCAGAGGAGCTATCGTACGGTTGGAATGCGAAATTTGTCGCGATCTTTGCAAACCTTTCGTTTTATGTTTTGTATAATAATTAACATAGATAATAGATATGAGATTTTCAAACGTAGTTGTTTTTGCTGCAATGGTAGTTTTGGTGTCGGTGGCTGGTTGCGCGGCGCGTAGGTCGGGAGTTAAGGTGTCTTCTGCAGAATCAGGGCTGATCGGTCCTCGTTGGCAACTGGTTGAGTTAAATGGTAAACCTGTGCCAGCAACAGTAAACGGAAAGATGCCTTATTTGGAATTTTCAGAGGAAGGAAATCGCTATGGATCCACAGGTGGATGCAACGGTGTGGGCGGCGAGTACGAATTGAGTGAAAATAACGGGATCAAGTTCGGAAAAGGTATGTCGACCATGATGTACTGCGATGATATGAGTATAGAGAATGGTTTGAAACAGCTCTTTGAACAGGTTGATAGCTACCGTATTGCAGAGGGAAGCCTTACGCTGTCAAAAGGTAAAGGAGCGGCGTTAGCTAAATTTGTGGCGTTGAAAGATCAAAGTGCGGGAATGGCAGGCACATGGGAACTGGATTATGTCATGGAGCCCGGCGTCTCTTTTGAATCACTTTATGCTGATCGGAAACCAACTATCAATTTCGATACATCAACCAAGAAGGTGAACGGTAATAGCAGTTGTAATAATTTTTCGGGTACGTTTTCGCTAGACGGTAATGATATTCATTTTGGACCATTGATGTCTACAAAAATGGGTTGTCCAGGGAACGGTGAGCAGGTGTTTTTCAAAAATTTGGAAAAGGTCAATCACGTAGATGTGCAAGAAGATGTGCTAACCATGATTATGGGTGATATCGTCGTGATGCGTTGGAAGAGGAAGTAGTGTTCTTTATTGGACATAAAAAAAGCTCAGATCGACTTCGGTCTGAGCTTTTTTATGTTTTTAATCGCTACTAACGATTGTTGATGTCTACATATTCGCGGGTTGTAGCACCGGTGTACACTTGGCGTGGACGGCCGATAGGCTCTTTATTGTCACGCATTTCTTTCCATTGTGCGATCCAACCTGGAAGACGACCCAAAGCAAATAAAACCGTAAACATATCAGACTCGAAACCTAAAGCGCGGTAGATGATGCCGGAATAGAAGTCTACGTTCGGGTAAAGCTTACGATCGATAAAGTACTGGTCGTTCAACGCCGCTTCTTCTAAACGTTTGGCGATATCCAATACAGGATCATTAACACCAAGCTTCTCTAGAATATCGTCACATGCTTTTTTGATGATCTTAGCGCGTGGATCAAAATTCTTGTAAACGCGGTGCCCAAAACCCATTAAACGGAAAGGATCATTTTTATCTTTTGCTTTAGCAAGATATTTCTCCGCATCACCACCATCGTTTTTGATAGCTTCAAGCATCTCAATTACCGCTTGGTTGGCGCCACCATGCAATGGCCCCCAAAGTGCGTTGATCCCTGCTGAAATAGATGCATAAAGATTCGCATTCGATGATCCGACGATACGTACTGTCGATGTTGAACAGTTTTGCTCATGGTCGGCATGTAAGATAAGCAGCTTGTGCATAGCGCTGATAACAACAGGATCGAAAGTTGTTTCGCCCGTTACCTCGCCAAAGATCATGTGTAAGAAGTTCTCGATGTAACCTAAATTGTTTTTAGGATAAACGACCGGTTGGCCTAATGATTTCTTCTGAATCCAAGAAACGATGGTTGGCATTTTTGCCAATAAATTGATGATCGTTTTGTCTTCCTCTTCATCTGTTGGATTAGGATTCAATGACTCTGGGTAGAATGCGGATAAGGCACCCACCAAACAAGACAACTGCCCCATAGGGTGAGATTTCGATGGAAAACCGGTGAAGAAGTTTTTCATATCTTCGTGGATCAACATCTGTTTTCTAATATCCGCGCGGAACTGTTCCAGTACCGCTTTGCTAGGGAGCTCTCCGTAGATCAATAAATAGGCGACTTCGATGAAGGTTGACTTTTCAGCTAATTGTTCGATAGGATACCCACGGTAGCGTAACACTCCTTCTTCACCATCCAAAAAAGTAATAGCGCTTTTTGTAGCGCCCGTATTTTTGAAGCCTGGGTCTAGAGTGATATATCCCGACTGGTCTCTAAGTTTCGAGATATCAACAGCTTTTTCGTTTTCAGTACCAATAATAACTGGCAACTCGTAGGATGCACCGTCTAAATTTATTGTTGCTTTATCCGACATATTTAATAATCTAGTTTCTTACAAATGTATAAAAATCAGTGATAAATTCGCTTACGCGCTGAAATTAAAATGACACAAACACGTCATTTTAGGCTTTTTTATTCTGGAACTGTCCTCTTTTTCGGTCGTTATAACTGCTCGTGTTTTACACAGGAATCACTTTTAGCTGTTTGAACATGGGCTTGCTAGCTGTGACTACTTTTCCAGCTGATTTTAGCATGTTCATGAGTTCGGATCTTTCATAAAGGATCGACGAAAAAAAGCTACGATTATTTTTGGTTATTACGAAATTTTCGTAATATTGTGATGAGTTAGTATTTTGATTATGGAAAAGTTAACGATACAAGAAGAAGAAGCAATGTTGTCCATCTGGCAATTGAATGGTGGTTTTGTGAAAGAAGTTTTGGACAATTTAAAAGGGGAGAAGCCGCCCTACACTACATTGGCTTCAACGATAAAGAACTTGGAGAAGAAGGGTTATGTGCGTGCGGTAAAATATGCGAACGCAAAGCGCTATGAGCCGGTTATATCGGAAGAGGAATATAAGGGCAAGTTCATGAATGGCTTTGTAGGCGATTACTTCCGGAACTCCTATAAAGAAATGGTTTCTTTTTTTGTGAAGGAAGAGAAACTCTCTTCGCGGGAGCTAGAAGAGATAATGGACATGATCAAGAACAATAAATCATAAGGTTATGCAGTCTATACTCGCTTACATTCTACAGGTTAACATATTGCTTGCTATTGTATATTTAGGCTATATCCTGTTGTTGAAAAACCTAACCTTTTATCAGTTAAATAGAGGGTATTTTTTGTCGGGGGTATTATTTGCCCTGATTTATCCTTTTTTGGATATTCGATCGCTTTTTCAACAACATATCGAGCCGGTGGGCGAGTTGATTGCATTTATGCCAGATCTTTCGTTAGCAGAGAAGCAGCAGGGCATCTACACCTTAGAAAACTTGCTGTATGGGATCATTTCCCTTGGGCTACTTTGGTTTGCTGTACGGCTTTGTATACAGCTCTTTAGCTTGCTGCGTATACACTTCCATTCTGTTGAAACAGCATGGAAGAACTACCTCTACCGGAACGTATTATTCCCCATCGTTCCGTTCTCGTTTCTGAACAAAATCTATGTAAATAAGGAGCAGCATCAAGAGTTGGAGCTCCGCGATATTTTTGAACATGAAGATATTCATGTGAAAGGCCTTCACAGCTTGGATATCTTATGTTTCGAAATCCTACTGATCGTTTGTTGGTATAACCCCTTTGTATGGCTTATGCGCAGAGCTGTACGTCAAAATTTAGAGTTCCTGACTGATCAACAGGTGCTTAATAAGGGTGTCGACCGGCAGACCTATCAGTATTCATTGTTGCATGTATCGAAGCAGGGTGCTTCGGTAGCTATTAGCAATCAATTTAATTTTAAACTTTTAAAAAAGCGCA
This genomic window contains:
- a CDS encoding BlaI/MecI/CopY family transcriptional regulator; the protein is MEKLTIQEEEAMLSIWQLNGGFVKEVLDNLKGEKPPYTTLASTIKNLEKKGYVRAVKYANAKRYEPVISEEEYKGKFMNGFVGDYFRNSYKEMVSFFVKEEKLSSRELEEIMDMIKNNKS
- a CDS encoding citrate synthase, with protein sequence MSDKATINLDGASYELPVIIGTENEKAVDISKLRDQSGYITLDPGFKNTGATKSAITFLDGEEGVLRYRGYPIEQLAEKSTFIEVAYLLIYGELPSKAVLEQFRADIRKQMLIHEDMKNFFTGFPSKSHPMGQLSCLVGALSAFYPESLNPNPTDEEEDKTIINLLAKMPTIVSWIQKKSLGQPVVYPKNNLGYIENFLHMIFGEVTGETTFDPVVISAMHKLLILHADHEQNCSTSTVRIVGSSNANLYASISAGINALWGPLHGGANQAVIEMLEAIKNDGGDAEKYLAKAKDKNDPFRLMGFGHRVYKNFDPRAKIIKKACDDILEKLGVNDPVLDIAKRLEEAALNDQYFIDRKLYPNVDFYSGIIYRALGFESDMFTVLFALGRLPGWIAQWKEMRDNKEPIGRPRQVYTGATTREYVDINNR
- a CDS encoding META domain-containing protein, with translation MRFSNVVVFAAMVVLVSVAGCAARRSGVKVSSAESGLIGPRWQLVELNGKPVPATVNGKMPYLEFSEEGNRYGSTGGCNGVGGEYELSENNGIKFGKGMSTMMYCDDMSIENGLKQLFEQVDSYRIAEGSLTLSKGKGAALAKFVALKDQSAGMAGTWELDYVMEPGVSFESLYADRKPTINFDTSTKKVNGNSSCNNFSGTFSLDGNDIHFGPLMSTKMGCPGNGEQVFFKNLEKVNHVDVQEDVLTMIMGDIVVMRWKRK